In Plodia interpunctella isolate USDA-ARS_2022_Savannah chromosome 22, ilPloInte3.2, whole genome shotgun sequence, the following proteins share a genomic window:
- the LOC128679594 gene encoding transmembrane protease serine 11D-like, with product MSFSIILGIVILGVHGDNNTVEYVTTTTVQNENVTITTETNTQSIADSKQDISILLPNRNVNDLAKVLVKLLKTDGNEKRMDELQEKLDKIEQYVLDKIKFADLLRNVTKESDLNSTVFYKSLKQDDNSIFLAENDTKNLYLKLKENMNRDDILRIIAERGNKKKIVKYARRMMQEDIAYNGKKSKDIINAVVDKILAETPNDEHKFDYKTNSSKYWDPKIELEELQEYHANKLSGRRLFRGVRTTVRYYPFMVSVHVAGRFWCGGVIYWHDLILTSASCLQLMHNNRFYRENPKILSVRVGSNHSRIGGEEIDAVEVYFHPAYNPRTLRNNIALIRIRYHLYFSYHRIPKIIEISTYPHGIASTSEVMLLGWGVTKMSQKLSYEPIYLQRKFLPVYPNSFCKEVYGDKFITSTMFCAGTMTTGEGACDHDAGGPAILGGKLVGIISFGPTVCGFPNAPTVFTLVGAYSDWIKHVNESMPQYYRGKKYTTSTTRHMVFSYLATLLHLHTSTTEAPPPPPLPPPTTTEPPPPPTPEPKEEVRKGREIFDDSEELPRHRIPPPVFKLTKNSKKKKKFHKDENQDFDIDVSD from the exons ATGTCATTCTCAATCATACTTGGAATAGTAATATTAGGGGTTCATGGTGACAACAACACGGTTGAATATGTAACCACTACTACAGTACAAAATGAAAACGTCACGATTACAACAGAAACGAATACACAAAGTATTGCAGATAGCAAGCAAGATATTTCAATACTACTTCCGAATCGAAATGTCAACGATTTAGCTAAAGTTTTAGTAAAACTGCTAAAAACAGACGGTAATGAAAAAAGAATGGATGAACTACAagaaaaattagataaaattgaacaatatgttttagacaaaattaagTTTGCCGATTTACTGAGAAATGTCACTAAGGAATCTGATCTGAATTCCACAGTGTtttacaaaagtttaaaacaagATGACAACTCTATTTTTTTAGCAGaaaatgacacaaaaaatCTGTATCTGAAATTGAAAGAGAATATGAACAGAGATGATATTTTAAGAATCATTGCCGAAAGAgggaataaaaagaaaatagtgaAATACGCTAGAAGAATGATGCAAGAAGATATCGCATATAATGGCAAAAAGAGTAAGGATATAATCAATGCTGTTGTGGATAAAATTTTGGCTGAAACGCCGAATGATGAGCACAAATTTGACTACAAAACCAATAGTAGCAAATACTGGG aTCCTAAGATCGAGCTGGAAGAACTCCAAGAATACCATGCCAACAAGCTGTCCGGCCGTCGCTTGTTCCGAGGCGTGAGGACGACAGTGAGGTACTACCCGTTCATGGTGTCCGTCCACGTCGCCGGCAGGTTCTGGTGCGGCGGCGTCATCTACTGGCACGACCTCATATTGACCTCCGCCTCTTGTTTGCAGCT gATGCATAACAACCGTTTCTATCGTGAGAACCCTAAAATCCTATCAGTCAGGGTGGGGAGCAACCACAGCAGGATCGGCGGTGAGGAGATTGACGCAGTCGAG GTGTACTTCCACCCGGCCTACAATCCGCGCACGCTTCGCAATAACATCGCCTTGATACGCATCCGGTACCACCTCTACTTCAGCTACCACAGGATTCCCAAGATCATCGAGATCTCCACATATCCCCACGGCATCGCGTCCACTTCCGAGGTCATGCTGCTGGGTTGGGGAGTCACcaag ATGTCTCAGAAGCTATCTTACGAGCCTATTTACCTGCAGAGGAAATTCCTTCCTGTGTACCCCAACAGCTTCTGCAAGGAGGTCTACGGAGA CAAGTTTATAACTTCCACAATGTTCTGCGCGGGAACCATGACGACCGGCGAAGGTGCTTGCGAT CACGACGCGGGCGGCCCGGCCATCCTGGGCGGGAAGCTGGTCGGCATCATATCGTTCGGACCCACTGTGTGCGGGTTCCCTAACGCCCCGACAGTCTTCACCCTCGTCGGCGCCTACTCAGACTGGATTAAACATGTTAATGAGTCT ATGCCGCAGTACTACCGCGGCAAGAAGTACACCACCTCCACGACTCGCCACATGGTGTTCAGCTACCTCGCCACCTTGCTCCACCTGCACACGTCCACCACGGAGGCCCCGCCGCCCCCGCCACTCCCGCCGCCGACCACCACCgaaccaccaccaccaccgaCGCCTGAACCTAAGGAGGAAGTACGGAAAG GCCGGGAGATCTTCGATGATTCTGAGGAGCTGCCCAGGCACCGGATTCCGCCTCCCGTCTTCAAGCTCACCAAGAAttcgaagaagaagaagaagttcCACAAAGATGAAAACCAAGACTTCGATATTGATGTTAGCGAttga